Proteins co-encoded in one Fusarium musae strain F31 chromosome 3, whole genome shotgun sequence genomic window:
- a CDS encoding hypothetical protein (EggNog:ENOG41) → MKVVIAGSTGFIGKEVVRQALLHPQITSVVTLSRHDHDLAEDLQTPEIESKLTSVTCSDFKNYPQYVKDEISGADACIWLIGVTPGKLKQYDWDQVRMICYEYALYAADTFAKLPREGNPDPLRFIYVSGCNAERDPAKKPWILGDYCLLRGVQGQVEKQIIERAHLSDGRMQVLVTKSGMVNDPDMGFLKQGLRWFSHAVINIPNIGRTEFVAGLIEQSITGFGKDTLSNAEMVELGKKALEKNEILVAKA, encoded by the exons ATGAAGGTCGTTATTGCAGGATCAACCGGATTTATTGGGAAGGAAGTCGTCCGTCAGGCGCTCCTGCACCCTCAGATCACCTCAGTCGTCACATTATCGCGTCACGACCACGATCTCGCCGAGGACCTACAAACACCAGAAATCGAGTCCAAGCTCACGTCTGTCACTTGTTCCGACTTCAAAAACTACCCTCAATatgtcaaggatgagatcTCTGGGGCAGATGCCTGCATATG GCTTATTGGAGTGACACCCGGCAAACTGAAGCAGTATGATTGGGATCAAGTCCGTATGATCTGCTATGAGTATGCGCTCTACGCCGCCGACACGTTTGCGAAGCTGCCGCGGGAGGGCAACCCAGACCCGTTGCGATTCATCTACGTGAGCGGCTGCAACGCCGAGCGAGACCCCGCAAAGAAGCCATGGATTCTTGGAGACTATTGCCTTCTTCGT GGCGTCCAGGGCCAGGTTGAGAAACAGATCATCGAGCGCGCACATCTGTCGGACGGGAGAATGCAGGTTCTCGTTACCAAGTCAGGAATGGTCAATGATCCGGATATGGGTTTCTTGAAACAAGGGCTGCGTTGGTTCTCGCATgctgtcatcaacatccCTAATATTGGGAGGACGGAGTTTGTCGCCGGATTAATTGAACAGTCAATCACTGGGTTTGGTAAGGATACGCTGTCCAATGCGGAAATGGTAGAACTTGGAAAGAAGGCgttggagaagaatgagatcCTGGTGGCGAAGGCTTAA
- a CDS encoding hypothetical protein (EggNog:ENOG41): MPSLPAFLSRSVPASSSSSSGVITNAPVIPSTRLGPAADLLETELLRMYWEGVERELPYLLLTFGRWQSHPDTSDFLPEEEDDFIYGYDTFLDSVSDISRQFHERNKRNQRSKRPQKKAKKDTKAPPSYDEVLRDRGWDIFADIKSNSIKGGIRASLSERKLLDPGRRRARMLLQSAQFLDIDKIIEHREPEQALSFWKRPASAQIRLWSYDDLNQPVFVPQLCSECKATIRGCTFQDTSDESIVICESCYRATHYGQMRFAKKYKECCLPTALTPEISRKLCYCSTVRRRDQDGRSRSLWPIDPTRDGHHIKGGLGRVGCGLYTVTDLFAEAKYASTRSQFGKNDSLLQLRKKDPVGGELPKPVSVNRKQPSRLGHLNETSLPEYGYSYGFSTDEPENIPIYLRSTIEKYPYGNVHMSLRFGPLIIENGVANTMGGVLVTSRDPPSLQVIRDPSENITKSLLLTGERDRLLYIQDRPRHPKRYKAFMKQVVGGAFCDFFESGIEDELIDAFIHESNCLAQDGLTFAEQETMLEQGTKRLLLHVKEYLASRVQAYISRITAHLLDPEVQLKWHYRDNNCQAFCDKLIDRDIFGPLFASKATVGQPMPLYLMSFVCRPGSHVPTRAFSKYDVPNGLTEEYLLKFRYGRHDDSDIVDTLAEYWTDWACLEGPIYPYQDVFPWDCTEAYDRYPGNCGDCNIGKHVLAFPFDSWSIASLHLARGRQLYPANTQPSIGKSAEKRANPGIMTDTEWFKNRITVLLGQDVLLTTAVAMAKSSQFQASTTWLTNHEDETMDRLKLGGIHRAQPFSHHFEKGAYHQYFVADWAFLAQPLRLVEYEKFRDWRATKIDVGANTSKDGGGGGCGAGPFACGAIAAGCAAGSPGMAGDTCGSGCVSSCGGGDGGDGGCGGCGG, encoded by the exons ATGCCTTCGCTCCCCGCGTTTTTGTCTCGTTCGGTGCCAGcgtccagcagcagcagcagcggcgtGATCACTAATGCGCCTGTGATTCCCAGCACCCGCCTGGGTCCTGCTGCTGATCTGCTGGAGACTGAATTGCTTAGAATGTACTGGGAAGGAGTCGAGCGCGAGCTGCCTTATTTGCTATTGACATTCGGGCGCTGGCAATCACATCCAGACACATCGGATTTTCttccagaggaagaggatgatttTATTTACGGTTACGATACGTTTCTCGATTCCGTTTCCGATATTTCTCGCCAGTTTCATGAACGCAACAAGAGGAACCAACGATCAAAACGGCCACAGAAGAAAGCGAAAAAAGACACAAAAGCACCACCTTCATACGATGAAGTTCTACGAGACCGTGGCTGGGACATCTTCGCCGACATAAAGAGCAACAGCATCAAGGGCGGTATAAGAGCCTCTCTCAGCGAGCGCAAACTACTGGACCCAGGTAGACGAAGAGCCCGCATGCTTCTACAATCAGCGCAGTTCCTCGACATCGACAAAATTATTGAGCATCGCGAACCGGAACAGGCACTATCGTTCTGGAAAAGACCTGCTTCTGCTCAAATTCGGCTCTGGTCATATGACGATTTAAACCAGCCGGTGTTCGTCCCCCAGCTCTGCTCCGAATGCAAGGCGACAATTCGGGGATGCACCTTTCAGGACACCAGCGACGAAAGCATTGTCATATGCGAAAGCTGTTACCGAGCGACGCATTATGGTCAAATGCGCTTTGCCAAGAAATACAAAGAATGCTGTCTTCCTACGGCCTTGACGCCAGAGATCAGTCGCAAGTTGTGCTATTGCAGTACAGTTCGTCGACGAGACCAAGATGGACGCTCTCGGTCGCTGTGGCCGATTGATCCTACGCGCGACGGCCACCACATCAAAGGTGGGCTTGGTCGTGTAGGCTGCGGATTGTACACAGTCACAGATCTCTTTGCAGAGGCAAAGTATGCGTCTACAAGATCACAGTTCGGCAAAAACGATAGTCTCCTTCAATTACGAAAGAAGGATCCTGTAGGAGGCGAGCTGCCAAAACCAGTGTCGGTAAACAGGAAGCAACCAAGTCGATTGGGGCATCTCAATGAGACCTCGCTGCCCGAATATGGCTATTCTTATGGGTTCAGCACTGATGAGCCGGAGAATATTCCCATATACTTGAGGTCGACGATCGAGAAGTACCCGTATGGGAACGTTCACATGAGTCTTCGCTTTGGCCCTCTAATCATCGAGAATGGCGTCGCAAA TACCATGGGTGGCGTCCTTGTCACCAGTCGAGATCCGCCTTCATTACAAGTTATCCGTGATCCCTCCGAAAACATCACCaaatcccttcttctcacaGGCGAGAGAGATCGCCTTCTCTACATCCAGGATAGACCACGACACCCAAAGCGATATAAAGCCTTCATGAAGCAAGTCGTCGGGGGGGCCTTTTGCGACTTCTTCGAGTCCGGGATTGAGGATGAGCTTATCGACGCCTTCATACACGAATCCAATTGTCTGGCCCAAGACGGATTGACTTTTGCAGAGCAAGAAACTATGCTTGAACAGGGCACCAAACGTCTGCTTCTACACGTCAAAGAATACCTCGCATCGAGGGTGCAGGCGTATATCTCGAGAATCACTGCTCATCTTCTCGATCCAGAGGTCCAGCTCAAATGGCATTACCGCGACAACAATTGCCAGGCATTCTGTGACAAATTGATTGACCGCGACATATTCGGTCCTCTCTTTGCCTCCAAGGCGACGGTAGGCCAACCAATGCCACTGTACTTGATGAGCTTTGTATGTCGACCCGGCTCACATGTTCCTACACGGGCATTCTCGAAATACGACGTTCCAAATGGTCTGACAGAAGAATACCTCCTCAAGTTTCGCTATGGACGCCACGATGACTCTGACATTGTCGATACACTCGCCGAATACTGGACAGATTGGGCTTGCCTGGAAGGACCAATTTATCCATACCAGGATGTCTTTCCATGGGATTGTACCGAAGCATATGATCGGTATCCCGGGAACTGTGGCGACTGCAACATTGGAAAACATGTTCTCGCATTCCCATTTGACTCTTGGTCCATCGCGTCTCTGCATCTTGCCCGAGGCCGGCAATTGTATCCCGCCAATACACAGCCTTCGATCGGCAAGTCAGCAGAGAAGCGAGCAAACCCAGGCATCATGACAGATACGGAGTGGTTCAAGAACCGCATCACAGTGCTACTCGGCCAAGATGTCCTCCTCACGACTGCGGTTGCCATGGCAAAATCTAGTCAATTCcaagcatcaacaacatggctCACCAACCATGAGGACGAGACCATGGATAGACTCAAGCTCGGCGGTATCCATCGCGCACAACCATTCAGTCACCACTTTGAGAAAGGCGCTTACCATCAATACTTTGTTGCCGACTGGGCCTTCCTCGCTCAGCCCTTACGACTTGTCGAGTATGAGAAGTTTCGGGATTGGAGAGCAACTAAGATCGATGTGGGTGCAAACACGTCTAAAGAcggcggcggaggaggatgcGGTGCAGGTCCTTTCGCTTGTGGCGCGATAGCAGCGGGATGTGCAGCAGGATCTCCAGGAATGGCTGGTGATACCTGTGGAAGTGGGTGCGTGTCAAGTTGTGGTGGCGGTGATGGTGGCGATGGAGGATGTGGTGGTTGTGGAGGATGA
- a CDS encoding hypothetical protein (EggNog:ENOG41) yields MPPPHRYLAVVQHQLPILLAAPVFGNHLVSESESPEQALHPLGRHPSRDAGDAVYTATLTITREQALTRVGDLLRQLQDASVDRKSFKPQMDLLMDFYTFWVLPRDIKMRERISTSGVVWDQEYTRISWVERLPGERIEMQDSDLAGPSLGVLADLFSQLPEKSLERARGIEALNNVKNVINLQQHFLDDRAKFAERPLQNHSPNTSPISDGALEKLDGTPKQLKETLVHVVKDKLEGQKSAPQEIVDDFKRLYILFRCDGLVIPCELHNLAAYSLSRDQHKEVLASRDDLEMAGG; encoded by the exons ATGCCGCCCCCTCACAGATACCTCGCAGTTGTTCAACACCAACTTCCCATTCTTCTTGCCGCACCCGTGTTTGGGAACCATTTGGTCAGTGAAAGCGAAAGTCCAGAGCAAGCCTTGCACCCACTTGGCCGCCATCCAAGCCGTGACGCCGGCGACGCAGTCTACACTGCGACTCTGACCATCACCCGGGAACAAGCTCTTACCCGAGTAGGCGACCTACTCAGACAGCTGCAAGATGCATCAGTCGACCGAAAGTCATTCAAGCCACAGATGGATCTCTTGATGGATTTCTATACCTTTTGGGTTCTCCCTCGAGATATCAAGATGAGA GAACGTATCTCGACGTCTGGTGTTGTCTGGGATCAGGAGTACACTCGGATATCCTGGGTAGAGAGGCTCCCGGGTGAACGAATTGAAATGCAGGACTCAGACCTTGCTGGACCCTCTTTGGGAGTCCTCGCAGACCTTTTCAGCCAACTGCCCGAGAAAAGCTTGGAGAGGGCCCGTGGCATCGAAGCCCTCAACAACGTGAAGAATGTCATCAACCTGCAGCAACACTTCCTTGACGACCGGGCCAAGTTCGCGGAGAGACCTCTGCAGAATCACTCTCCCAACACTTCACCCATTTCCGATGGGGCCCTGGAGAAACTCGATGGAACCCCGAAGCAACTCAAAGAAACCCTTGTCCACGttgtcaaggacaagcttgAGGGTCAGAAGAGTGCCCCACAGGAGATCGTTGATGATTTCAAGAGGCTTTACATTCTGTTTCGATGCGATGGCTTGGTGATTCCCTGCGAACTCCATAACCTTGCTGCATACAGCCTCAGCAGGGACCAACACAAAGAAGTCTTGGCTTCCCGAGACGATCTAGAGATGGCAGGTGGCTAG
- a CDS encoding hypothetical protein (EggNog:ENOG41), which translates to MVFTSPSWVPQLPIDPPDSIPIAEFMRNEAYGRQHIVKSRHPFTCGITGRSYSAPELFERSESFARALAKRLQWQPNEGTPWDKVLAIFSLNTIDFVTAIYGVHRLNGIATPANAAYSSDELTHQLKASGAKALVTCTPLLEVALEAAKNVGIPEENIYLFDIPRAEPTSSFKHASVEDLINEGSRLAELEKLQWVQGQGARQTAFLCFSSGTSGLPHVTYDSVARRKKGVETQAVTGFLPFSHIYGLVIGAHTCTWRGDQVIVLPKFEFNDFLKSVQEFKIRQLLVYQQSSKVPPIIIQVLRFKDVCAKYDLSSVKFVYCGAAPLGEETISDMKKLYPDWTIAQAYGMTETATVVTSSSEDDVFTRGSGSLLPGAKAKIIDLEGNEVTEYDKPGELLVQAPSVVLGYLNNEKATSETFVHHKDGRYIRTGDEAIVTLAPSGHEHIVIVDRIKELIKVKGHQVAPAELEAHILTSPHVFDCAVIQVPDERSGEVPKAFVVKSSLAESLDEKKVANDIMKHVADNKASYKQLRGGVEFLEVIPKSPSGKILRRLLRDKEREKRRAEGAKL; encoded by the exons ATGGTGTTTACTTCTCCAAGCTGGGTGCCTCAGCTCCCAATTG ATCCTCCGGATTCGATACCTattgctgagtttatgagGAACGAGGCTTATGGTCGCCAACATATTGTCAAGAGCAGACATCCATTTACCTGTGGAATCACTGGCCGTTCGTACTCAGCACCTGAACTGTTCGAGCGGTCAGAATCTTTTgcaagagccttggcaaAGCGTCTTCAATGGCAGCCGAATGAGGGAACACCTTGGGATAAGGTTTTGGCTATCTTCTCTCTGAACACA ATTGACTTTGTAACCGCCATCTACGGTGTTCACCGACTCAACGGCATAGCCACGCCAGCCAATGCTGCTTATTCCTCTGATGAACTTACCCATCAACTCAAGGCATCAGGGGCCAAAGCTCTGGTTACATGTACACCTCTACTCGAGGTCGCGCTTGAGGCAGCCAAGAACGTCGGCATACCAGAAGAAAACATCTATCTGTTCGACATCCCGCGAGCTGAGCCTACCTCAAGTTTCAAACATGCTTCCGTTGAGGATCTTATCAACGAAGGCTCGAGACTTGCagaacttgagaagcttcaatgggttcaaggtcaaggtgcACGCCAGACAGCCTTTTTATGCTTCTCAAGTGGAACATCAGGATTACCG CATGTCACTTACGACTCTGTCGCCAGACGGAAGAAAGGTGTAGAAACTCAAGCAGTCACAGgattcttgcccttctctcATATCTACGGCCTTGTTATTGGTGCTCATACTTGCACGTGGCGAGGTGATCAAGTCATTGTTCTCCCGAAATTCGAGTTCAACGACTTCCTCAAGTCTGTTCAGGAGTTCAAGATTAGGCAGCTGCTGGTG TACCAACAGTCCTCCAAGGTCCCGCCGATTATCATCCAAGTCCTGCGATTCAAGGATGTTTGTGCCAAGTATGATCTGAGTAGCGTCAAATTTGTCTACTGTGGTGCGGCCCCCCTCGGCGAGGAAACAATCTCGGACATGAAGAAGCTATACCCGGATTGGACAATCGCACAGGCCTATG GAATGACGGAAACCGCAACCGTCGTGACATCTTCAAGCGAAGACGATGTCTTCACAAGAGGCTCTGGATCCCTGTTGCCTGgtgccaaagccaagatcatcgaccTTGAGGGCAATGAAGTTACTGAGTATGACAAGCCAGGCGAGCTACTTGTTCAAGCCCCGTCAGTTGTGTTAGGATATTTGAACAACGAGAAAGCTACCTCTGAAACCTTTGTACATCACAAAGATGGAAGATATATCCGCACTGGAGACGAGGCTATCGTGACTTTAGCCCCGTCTGGTCACGAGCATATTGTGATCGTTGACAGAATCAAGGAactcatcaaggtcaag GGCCATCAGGTTGCACCCGCGGAGCTTGAGGCTCACATCTTGACAAGCCCCCATGTCTTCGACTGCGCTGTGATCCAAGTACCTGATGAGAGGTCAGGAGAGGTACCAAAGGCTTTTGTAGTCAAGAGCTCTTTGGCTGAGTCcttggatgagaagaaagtGGCCAATGATATCATGAAGCATGTTGCTGATAACAAGGCTTCCTATAAACAGCTCAGGGGAGGCGTAGAGTTTCTGGAAGTTATACCCAAGAGTCCAAGCGGAAAGATCCTTCGTCGGCTGCTCAGGGATAAGGAGCGTGAGAAGAGACGGGCTGAGGGGGCGAAACTATAG
- a CDS encoding hypothetical protein (EggNog:ENOG41): MAEIPTQPPSRSLKDKVAIVTGAGCFGDGIGNGRAISIMLANEGCNVICLDMDLEWATKTADMANQSAASKAIPAQGNVTDASDCEKAVALALKEFGRLDILVNNVGIAGASGTAVDVDMAKWTMGLEVNVSSMVLMAKFAIPAMAKNDGEIKGSIVNMGSVAGLKGGTPHLLYPTAKGAVVNMTRAMAAHHAKDGIRVNCVCPGMLYTPMMYAKGMSEEAREARKARSLLGTEGTAWDAACAVVFLASNHARWITGAILPVDAGTTAAVGTSLPAGASVNG; encoded by the exons ATGGCCGAGATACCCACTCAACCCCCGTCTCGTTCACTAAAAGACAAAGTCGCCATCGTCACAGGCGCTGGCTGCTTTGGAGACGGTATTGGCAATGGTAGAGCCATATCGATCATGTTGGCCAACGAGGGCTGCAATGTGATATGCCTTGATATGGATCTAGAATGGGCAACAAAGACGGCTGATATGGCCAACCAGAGCGCAGCTTCCAAGGCCATACCGGCACAAGGAAATGTCACAGATGCAAGCGATTGCGAAAAGGCCGTTGCCCTTGCATTGAAGGAATTTGGCCGTCTGGATATTCTCGTCAACAATGTCGGCATAGCTGGAGCTTCAGGGACAGCCGTTGATGTGGATATGGCCAAGTGGACGATGGGTCTTGAGGTTAACGTTTCAAGCATGGTTTTGATGGCAAAGTTCGCCATACCAGCAATGGCCAAGAATGATGGTGAGATCAAAGGATCCATCGTCAATATGGGGAGTGTAGCCGGCTTAAAAGGCGGTACACCTCATCTCTTGTATCCAACTGCAAAGGGGGCTGTCGTCAATATGACGAGAGCCATGGCGGCTCACCACGCCAAAGACGGCATCAGAGTGAACTGTGTCTGTCCCGGA ATGCTTTATACACCAATGATGTACGCAAAGGGTATGTCAGAAGAAGCCAGGGAAGCGAGAAAAGCAAGGAGTTTACTTGGAACTGAGGGTACAGCTTGGGATGCTGCATGTGCTGTTGTGTTTCTGGCGAGTAACCATGCAAGGTGGATTACGGGAGCTATTCTGCCAGTTGATGCTGGGACAACCGCTGCTGTTGGAACTAGCTTGCCTGCTGGCGCAAGCGTTAATGGTTGA
- a CDS encoding hypothetical protein (EggNog:ENOG41~CAZy:CE10~MEROPS:MER0034665), with translation MCDFSEYGPKSAEWLAVEASLPPPPTFADIYERQAVVNKGREEISANGMKQLGHLVRMKDYKIPTRDGSFIEARSYRPVDAADDAILPIYIHLHGGGYLFGTLSSEDAISSRIAIGAKVTVVNVNYRHTPDHTFPTAWNDVEDAFYWVHDHIDDLQGRSGQVVIGGISAGAQLAAALTLRQNISAPDIRQYPKIAGQILMIPALVHLDHYQSQLDQLTNPLVSSYVQNEDVPILPKKVIDFFTGMLKFPVPFPDADDFRANTGNASASHVKGLPPTVFGIAGADPLRDEGLLYGKKLAEAGVPTDIHVFKGLPHGFRRYGDQLSESKRWDRVMEEGIIWALSNPEARQFEVKTA, from the exons ATGTGCGACTTTTCGGAATACGGCCCCAAATCTGCCGAATGGCTTGCAGTAGAAGCAAGTCTTCCGCCTCCCCCAACCTTTGCGGATATCTATGAGAGACAAGCCGTAGTCAACAAAGGTCGGGAGGAGATCTCTGCGAATGGCATGAAGCAGCTGGGCCACTTGGTCCGCATGAAAGACTACAAGATTCCTACGAGAGACGGTTCTTTCATAGAAGCCCGAAGCTACAGGCCCGTCGATGCTGCAGATGATGCTATACTCCCGATTTACATCCATCTCCATGGTGGAGGATATCTATTCGGCACTCTCTCATCTGAAGATGCCATCTCCTCGAGAATCGCAATTGGAGCGAAGGTTACGGTTGTCAATGTGAACTACCGTCACACGCCGGATCATACTTTTCCTACAGCTTGGAATGACGTCGAAGATGCCTTTTACTGGGTGCACGACCATATCGATGACCTTCAAGGCAGATCTGGCCAGGTTGTCATCGGAGGGATCAGCGCTGGTGCCCAGTTAGCAGCcgccttgactttgagacaGAACATCTCAGCACCAGATATCCGCCAGTATCCCAAGATTGCCGGACAGATTCTCATGATCCCAGCTTTAGTCCATCTTGACCATTATCAGTCTCAGCTTGACCAACTCACGAACCCCTTGGTATCTTCATATGTCCAGAATGAAGACGTACCGATCCTTCCCAAGAAGGTCATCGACTTCTTTACAGGAATGCTGAAGTTCCCGGTTCCTTTCCCAGATGCTGATGATTTCCGAGCAAACACTGGAAACGCATCGGCTTCTCACGTCAAAGGACTTCCTCCCACTGTCTTTGGGATTGCCGGTGCCGATCCCCTGCGGGATGAAGGTCTCTTGTATGGAAAGAAGCTAGCCGAGGCAGG GGTACCCACGGATATTCATGTTTTCAAGGGATTGCCCCATGGGTTCCGTAGATATGGGGATCAGCTGAGTGAGTCTAAGAGATGGGACAGAGTTATGGAGGAGGGAATTATTTGGGCGCTCTCGAACCCTGAAGCAAGACAGTTTGAAGTCAAAACCGCTTAG
- a CDS encoding hypothetical protein (EggNog:ENOG41) yields the protein MPSAQPIRGDAFGSPDSNLDYDVLIIGAGLSGILSLYRMRELGLKTRVIEAGSGEGGTWFWNRYPGARFDSESYSYIFSFSQEVLDEWNWTEHFAPQPETLRYIQYLTDKFDLKRDMQFNTRVRSAKFQEDTSSWLLETEDGEQYTCRYLITAMGILNQPTLPNIPGVQNFKGQAWHTARWPSDASALNGKRVGIIGTGATAIQTIQAISDKVGHLTVFQRTPNWTAPLRNKKISPEEMDEIRTRYPEIFRKCAESYACFIHVSDSRSVFSMTEEERQEQWEKLYAEPGFAKVLSVSSDVFTDHKANALYSKFHADKIRARINDPEVAEKLIPKNHGFGTRRVPLESGYFEVFNQSNVKLVDIREDPISQITETGVQTGDAFYELDVLIYATGFDAVTGSFNAVDIEGRNGTKLKDVWAEGIRTFLGLTVQDFPNMFMIMGPHQMFGNIPRSIEYAANWVAEFIRYARDNKIISAEATDKGMEEWTQHVHECGKGLLANEVDSWMTGVNKNLAHKQKRSMTRYNGPAPGYRKRCDDVKGRDYSDFVLRYA from the exons ATGCCTTCAGCACAACCAATTCGTGGTGATGCGTTTGGATCACCAGACAGCAACTTAGACTATGATGTTCTTATCATCGGTGCTGGACTCAGTGGTATTCTCAGCTTGTACCGCATGCGGGAACTTGGCTTGAAGACACGAGTTATCGAAGCTGGTTCCGGAGAAGGTGGCACTTGGTTCTGGAATAGATATCCTGGTGCTCGGTTTGACTCAGAGAGCTACTCATACATCTTCTCATTTTCACAAGAAGTTCTCGATGAGTGGAACTGGACCGAGCACTTTGCTCCTCAACCAGAAACCCTTCGTTACATCCAGTATCTCACAGACAAGTTTGATCTGAAGCGTGATATGCAATTCAACACACGCGTGAGATCAGCAAAGTTTCAAGAGGATACTTCGTCATGGCTGCTGGAGACAGAAGATGGCGAGCAATACACATGTCGATATCTCATCACCGCCATGGGCATTCTCAACCAACCGACATTACCAAACATTCCTGGTGTTCAGAACTTTAAGGGACAAGCCTGGCACACAGCCAGATGGCCAAGTGATGCTTCTGCTCTGAACGGCAAGCGAGTCGGCATTATTGGTACTGGCGCAACCGCAATTCAGACAATACAAGCCATCTCGGATAAGGTCGGCCACTTAACAGTGTTCCAAAGGACGCCAAACTGGACAGCTCCACTTCGTAACAAGAAGATTAGCCCAgaggagatggatgagatccGCACAAGATACCCAGAAATCTTCCGCAAATGTGCCGAATCATATGCCTGCTTCATTCACGTCAGTGACAGCAGGAGCGTCTTCTCCATGACAGAGGAAGAGCGCCAAGAGCAATGGGAGAAGTTATACGCCGAACCCGGCTTCGCCAAAGTCCTCAGTGTGTCTTCAGACGTCTTTACAGACCACAAGGCGAACGCGCTTTATAGCAAGTTTCACGCTGATAAGATCCGCGCACGAATCAATGACCCAGAAGTAGCTGAGAAGTTGATCCCTAAGAATCATGGCTTCGGCACAAGGAGAGTTCCTCTTGAGAGCGGTTACTTTGAGGTTTTCAATCAGTCGAATGTCAAGTTGGTTGATATCAGAGAAGACCCGATTTCTCAGATCACGGAGACTGGCGTTCAGACGGGAGATGCGTTTTatgagcttgatgttcttaTTTACGCTACTGGCTTTGACGCTGTCACTGGTTCTTTCAATGCAGTTGATATTGAAGGCCGAAATGGAACAAAGCTGAAGGATGTTTGGGCTGAGGGCATCAGGACGTTCTTGGGACTTACTGTCCAGGACTTTCCTAACATGTTTATGATTATGGGTCCTCATCAGATGTTTGGAAACATTCCTAG GTCCATCGAGTATGCAGCAAACTGGGTTGCCGAGTTTATCCGATATGCTCGtgacaacaagatcatcagtGCTGAAGCAACGGATAAGGGTATGGAGGAGTGGACGCAGCATGTGCATGAATGCGGAAAGGGCCTACTAGCCAATGAAGTTGACTCTTGGATGACTGGCGTCAACAAGAACTTGGCTCATAAGCAGAAGAGATCCATGACGAGGTATAATGGTCCAGCACCGGGGTATCGAAAGAGGTGTGATGACGTCAAGGGGAGAGATTATTCGGACTTTGTATTGAGATATGCATGA
- a CDS encoding hypothetical protein (EggNog:ENOG41), with product MTAEKAPQLEIPPGEAIKAVKLINPVNFGPAILERFMAPAVPGLETFKSSPSLSFLIEHQWGRKLVFDLGIRKDYNNYSPSIVKYLPTTKYTIEVAGNVADILQENGVSLNEIEAVIWSHWHWDHIGDPSSFPHLTDLVVGPGFKDAMLPGAPANPESPIQESDYANRNLREISFQGPESLKIGQFPAFDYFGDGSFYLLDSPGHAVGHLCGLARTTTSPDTFILMGGDVCHYAGIFRPSKYLPVPDTISPHPCHPHEDGVLCPGEAFARLQKSRGREPTDTLFDLTFGLDLELASKTTKQLQELDCNENIFVVVAHDSTVRDGVPHFPKSLNDWKERGFGKGLKWAFLRDLEKFWESEGLLESRKD from the exons aTGACTGCAGAGAAAGCACCGCAACTTGAGATTCCTCCCGGAGAGGCAATCAAAGCCGTCAAGCTCATTAATCCCGTCAACTTTGGTCCAGCTATTCTTGAAAGGTTCATGGCACCAGCTGTGCCTGGTCTCGAAACATTCAAGAGTTCTCCTTCATTATCATTCCTCATTGAGCACCAGTGGGGAAGGAAGCTAGTGTTTGACCTAGGAATTCGAAAGGACTACAACAATTACTCACCTTCTATTGTCAAGTATTTGCCGACTACCAAGTACACTATCGAAGTGGCGGGGAATGTGGCGGATATCTTGCAGGAAAATGGTGTGTCATTGAATGAGATTGAAGCCGTGATATGGAG TCATTGGCATTGGGATCACATCGGCGATCCTTCTAGCTTTCCTCATCTCACAGATCTTGTCGTTGGACCAGGCTTCAAAGATGCAATGCTGCCAGGAGCACCAGCAAACCCAGAATCACCTATCCAAGAAAGCGATTACGC GAATCGCAATCTGCGTGAGATTAGTTTCCAAGGTCCAGAGTCTCTCAAGATTGGTCAGTTCCCCGCGTTTGACTATTTTGGAGACGGTTCGTTCTATCTCCTCGACAGTCCCGGACATGCCGTTGGACACCTATGTGGCTTGGCACGGACTACAACTTCCCCAGATACTTTTATTCTAATGGGTGGAGATGTCTGTCACTACGCAGGTATCTTCCGCCCTTCCAAGTATCTTCCAGTGCCAGATACCATCAGCCCTCATCCATGTCATCCACATGAAGACGGAGTTCTGTGCCCTGGAGAAGCTTTTGCACGACTACAAAAGTCACGAGGAAGAGAACCAACTGATACTCTATTTGACTTGACGTTTGGCTTGGATCTAGAACTTGCTTCCAAGACTACCAAGCAGTTGCAGGAACTAGACTGCAACGAGAATATCTTTGTGGTTGTTGCTCATGACTCCACAGTCCGCGATGGCGTTCCTCACTTTCCTAAGAGCTTAAATGATTGGAAGGAGAGAGGATTTGGAAAGGGCTTGAAGTGGGCTTTCTTACGCGATCTGGAGAAATTCTGGGAATCTGAGGGCTTACTGGAAAGCCGAAAGGACTAG